The following proteins are encoded in a genomic region of Ammospiza caudacuta isolate bAmmCau1 chromosome 13, bAmmCau1.pri, whole genome shotgun sequence:
- the LOC131563285 gene encoding C-signal-like has protein sequence MAGLHVRSVLVTGANRGIGLGFVQHFLRMPNPPQWIFAGCRDPKGQRAQELQNLASKHPNIIIIPLEVSDPTSIKAAAAKVGEHLGGSGLNLLINNAGVLKAKSLDNEMLQDMTETYTTNTVGPLLMGHAFLPLLKKAAQGSPGSGLSCSKAAIVNMSSSAGSIASTFAWELKQIVSYRCSKAALNMLSKCQSLAYKEHGILCVALHPGWVQTDMGSAVGHAPPVTVDDSVQGMLKVLSSLSEKDTGTFLDWEGNVIPW, from the exons ATGGCCGGGCTCCACGTCCGCTCCGTTCTGGTGACTGGGGCCAACCGAGGCATCGGCCTGGGGTTTGTCCAGCATTTCCTGAGGATGCCAAACCCACCTCAGTGGATCTTTGCAGGCTGTCGGGACCCCAAGGGACAGCGAGCACAg GAGTTACAGAATTTGGCCTCCAAGCACCccaacatcatcatcatcccgCTCG AAGTCTCTGACCCCACCAGCAtcaaggcagctgcagccaaggttggggagcacctggggggctctgggctcaaCCTCCTCATCAACAATGCTGGAGTTTTGAAGGCAAAGTCCCTTGATAATGAGATGCTGCAGGACATGACTGAGACTTACACCACCAACACGGTTGGACCCCTGCTGATGGGCCAC GCGTTTCTCCCCTTGCTGAAGAAGGCTGCCCAGGGGAGCccaggctcagggctgagctgcagcaaggcTGCCATCGTCAACATGTCCAGCAGTGCCGGCTCTATCGCTTCTACCTTTGCTTGGGAGTTGAAACAAATTGTTTCCTACCGCTGCAGCAAG GCTGCTCTGAACATGCTGAGCAAGTGCCAGTCCCTGGCGTACAAGGAGCACGGCATCCTCTGTGTCGCTCTCCACCCCGGCTGGGTGCAAACCGACATGGGCAGCGCTGTCGGACACGCG ccccccgtGACAGTGGATGACAGCGTGCAAGGGATGCTGAAGgtcctctcctccctctctgAGAAGGACACCGGCACCTTCCTGGACTGGGAAGGGAATGTCATCCCCTGGTGA